In one Arenibacter antarcticus genomic region, the following are encoded:
- a CDS encoding class I SAM-dependent methyltransferase, which translates to MEIEKINQQLVPEKTQSWQGRSEWFFNRKYTDTYEEYYEGPYKRAEVWQKHILEQLISKDTRVKTLLEFGCGTTRFTRWWKDIGIEAIGGDISPFMLSQALHRFEGDLVMADSHHLPFKDSTFDALAFITTFEYYKDPVKVIREAARVGRHGIIMGMMNRNTPKLIRRRTQQLFGKNEFYVTATFYTPQSLIKTIDNALEGRDYSIEWTTTGLPKWFPVQKWNLPIGDFFALYVKFND; encoded by the coding sequence ATGGAAATAGAAAAAATCAATCAACAACTTGTTCCCGAAAAAACACAGTCCTGGCAAGGAAGGTCAGAGTGGTTCTTCAATAGGAAATATACGGATACCTACGAAGAGTATTATGAGGGGCCCTACAAGCGTGCCGAAGTTTGGCAGAAGCATATTTTGGAGCAACTTATCTCCAAAGATACCCGTGTAAAGACGTTACTAGAATTTGGCTGCGGCACTACCCGGTTTACACGTTGGTGGAAGGATATAGGGATTGAAGCCATCGGCGGCGATATTTCACCCTTTATGCTCTCCCAGGCCTTGCACCGCTTTGAAGGGGATTTGGTGATGGCAGACTCCCACCACCTGCCATTTAAAGATAGTACCTTTGATGCCCTGGCCTTTATTACCACATTTGAATATTATAAAGACCCTGTAAAAGTCATCCGTGAAGCTGCCCGCGTGGGGAGACATGGAATTATAATGGGGATGATGAACCGGAACACCCCTAAACTGATCAGGCGTAGAACACAACAACTTTTTGGGAAGAACGAATTTTATGTGACTGCTACCTTTTATACTCCCCAATCCTTAATAAAAACCATAGACAACGCTTTAGAGGGTAGAGATTATTCTATTGAGTGGACCACAACAGGACTTCCTAAATGGTTTCCCGTACAAAAATGGAATTTACCCATTGGGGACTTTTTTGCGCTGTACGTAAAATTTAATGACTAG
- a CDS encoding tetratricopeptide repeat protein: MAQNKLEDLRQNLSLATNDSLQISLKMKISRELHRQAEHAEEDIEIAKEAVDQAINTPNSILYARALNNLGLLYRYHQQYPLSIPLHVKAFEIIKDQNGFTLDKMIFANNAGVAGRYNADYELAVSYYMKALRIAEAENSLLNIEIASNGLGNTFMAIPHRTEEGFNYLQRALEVAKQADNRLGLAMNYLTISGYHDNLHQHEKARSYLNKLLKLNQELNDTYGKAMTLKAFGESYLTENKNLALSEDYFLEAHQMFKDLGDKHRQALTLYNLGLVSFKQKNYPLSLERLNDALSRSEQLNDKVLIVNISEIISTIHEETANYSEALVYYKKARDYKDSINLASQEVQIATISNQFNLEKKEAEIGLLKKEQSFQSEQIMNHKAAIKNRGIIIFLLAAVFLTLAIIILLQYKNHKNKKAIQTIIHQQEKEKVEADYKRNLLEAEILANQMKLNPHFLFNCLNSIKYLIQQNDTKKAIKYLVKFSRFTRMVLESANKPMHSIMEELELTTYYLELEKNRFNSDFTYTFCNTIDNEANKVYLPTMLLQPFVENAIWHGLLPSNKEIKCVAIMVKRNNGMVEIHIEDNGQGRQEKKPSQYGAHKSRGTEIVDKRIHLFNKSYNKSLDYRIIDKKDSNGEALGTCVVLNIK; the protein is encoded by the coding sequence ATGGCCCAAAACAAACTGGAAGACCTAAGACAAAACCTCTCATTGGCTACCAATGATTCCTTACAGATCAGCTTAAAAATGAAAATTTCCAGAGAATTGCATAGGCAAGCTGAGCATGCAGAAGAGGATATTGAAATTGCAAAAGAGGCCGTTGATCAAGCTATAAATACCCCAAATTCCATATTATATGCAAGGGCACTTAATAACTTAGGCTTGCTATATCGATATCATCAACAATACCCGCTATCCATACCGCTCCATGTAAAAGCTTTTGAAATTATAAAGGACCAGAATGGATTCACCTTGGACAAGATGATATTTGCCAACAATGCCGGAGTGGCTGGCAGATATAATGCAGACTACGAATTGGCAGTAAGCTATTATATGAAAGCCTTACGAATTGCAGAAGCAGAAAATAGCCTATTAAATATAGAGATTGCTAGTAATGGTCTTGGAAATACTTTTATGGCTATCCCCCACAGGACGGAAGAAGGCTTCAACTATTTACAACGTGCCCTAGAGGTTGCTAAACAAGCAGACAATCGCTTGGGACTGGCCATGAACTACCTAACCATAAGCGGTTATCACGACAATCTACATCAGCATGAAAAGGCGCGCTCCTATCTAAATAAGCTCTTAAAACTCAATCAAGAGTTAAATGACACCTATGGCAAGGCCATGACCCTAAAGGCGTTTGGAGAGAGCTATTTAACAGAAAACAAAAACCTTGCCCTATCGGAAGATTACTTTTTAGAGGCCCATCAAATGTTTAAGGATTTAGGGGACAAACACAGACAGGCGTTGACACTTTATAATTTAGGATTAGTGTCCTTTAAGCAAAAGAACTACCCCCTTAGCTTAGAACGATTGAACGATGCCCTAAGCAGGTCCGAACAGTTGAATGACAAGGTGTTGATTGTGAATATTTCTGAAATTATTTCTACCATACATGAAGAAACAGCCAACTATTCCGAAGCCCTAGTGTATTATAAAAAAGCTAGAGATTATAAGGACAGTATAAACCTTGCCTCCCAAGAAGTACAAATTGCCACCATTAGCAACCAATTTAATCTAGAGAAAAAAGAAGCAGAAATAGGATTATTAAAAAAAGAGCAGTCTTTTCAATCAGAGCAGATAATGAATCATAAAGCTGCCATTAAAAATAGGGGAATAATAATATTCCTATTGGCCGCTGTTTTCTTAACACTTGCAATCATAATATTGCTTCAGTACAAGAACCATAAGAATAAAAAAGCAATACAAACTATAATTCATCAACAAGAAAAGGAAAAGGTAGAAGCAGATTATAAGAGGAATTTACTGGAAGCCGAAATCCTGGCAAATCAAATGAAATTAAATCCACATTTCCTGTTCAATTGCCTTAACTCTATCAAATACCTAATCCAACAAAATGACACCAAAAAGGCGATTAAATACTTGGTTAAATTCTCTAGGTTTACCCGTATGGTTCTAGAGAGCGCTAACAAACCCATGCACAGTATAATGGAGGAATTGGAGCTTACCACTTATTATCTGGAACTCGAAAAAAATCGATTTAATAGTGATTTTACCTACACTTTTTGTAATACAATTGACAATGAAGCAAATAAAGTATATCTTCCAACTATGTTATTGCAGCCATTTGTGGAAAATGCAATTTGGCACGGTCTTTTACCCAGCAATAAAGAGATTAAATGTGTTGCAATAATGGTTAAAAGAAATAACGGTATGGTAGAAATTCATATTGAAGACAATGGACAGGGGCGTCAAGAAAAAAAACCATCCCAATATGGCGCACATAAAAGCAGGGGAACTGAAATAGTTGATAAGCGGATCCATTTATTCAACAAGAGTTATAACAAATCCTTAGACTATAGAATAATCGACAAAAAAGATAGCAATGGGGAGGCTTTGGGAACTTGTGTTGTTCTTAATATTAAGTAA
- a CDS encoding thiamine phosphate synthase yields the protein MNKKSIKAGIYLVVDPSMEEFILLEKLQISLALGIVAVQIWDNFNNISNIEGVVQKICALCSNHQTPVLINNRWEHLKTMDLDGVHFDEVPNNLEEIKREIDKEIIIGLTCGNNLDHVKWAADNPIDYISFCSMFSSSSVSDCEIVTQKTIKNAALIFNKPIFLAGGIVPANMNQFDELNYHGVAVISGIMNAAHPDEAINEYRNILNK from the coding sequence ATGAATAAAAAATCTATTAAGGCGGGTATTTATCTAGTGGTTGATCCATCCATGGAAGAGTTTATTTTATTAGAAAAACTACAAATAAGTTTGGCATTGGGAATTGTTGCCGTTCAGATTTGGGACAACTTTAATAACATATCAAACATAGAAGGAGTTGTTCAGAAAATTTGCGCTCTATGCTCAAATCATCAGACCCCGGTTTTAATCAACAACCGATGGGAACATCTAAAAACAATGGATTTAGACGGCGTTCATTTTGATGAAGTTCCGAATAATTTAGAGGAGATTAAAAGGGAGATCGATAAAGAGATAATAATTGGTCTTACCTGTGGGAATAATTTAGATCATGTTAAATGGGCGGCTGATAACCCTATAGATTATATCTCCTTTTGTTCCATGTTCTCATCTTCTAGTGTGAGTGATTGTGAAATAGTTACCCAGAAAACCATAAAAAATGCAGCGTTAATTTTTAATAAACCCATCTTTTTAGCAGGGGGAATTGTTCCAGCAAATATGAACCAATTTGATGAACTAAACTATCATGGGGTTGCCGTTATATCTGGAATTATGAATGCAGCGCATCCCGATGAGGCCATAAATGAATACCGTAACATATTAAATAAATAA
- a CDS encoding AIR synthase family protein, which translates to MEVQTGKISPTDFKQFIEHRCGKHRQEVIAGPQFGVDVSIVGLPNGMAMAMASDPLSLIPSLGLKESAWLSVQLAANDIATTGFPPMYGQFVLNLPATFSQKDFEAYWDYIHLFCSDLGIAITGGHTGFVEGNNSTIAGGVTFTTIAKQDLLLTTKSATVGDVILVSKGCAISSAAILAMSFPETAKNKAGAEHYNIACESFYDISVMKDALTAVGDRANNGITAMHDVTEGGVLGAIYEMAVASGNGAIIYNDQLPIRETQSRICEVFSIDPRYCIGAGAMVITCKKEAKAKIIAQFEANAIPCTEVGEITEKLKGVTLMEKETLSDLIYNEKDPYWGAFFNALHQNWK; encoded by the coding sequence ATGGAAGTGCAAACAGGAAAAATTTCGCCTACTGATTTCAAGCAGTTTATTGAGCACAGGTGTGGGAAGCATAGACAGGAGGTGATCGCTGGACCTCAATTTGGGGTAGATGTATCTATAGTAGGATTACCCAATGGGATGGCCATGGCAATGGCCAGTGATCCTCTATCCCTTATCCCTTCCCTTGGATTAAAAGAATCTGCATGGTTATCTGTACAACTGGCAGCCAATGACATTGCTACAACAGGTTTTCCGCCTATGTACGGTCAATTTGTTTTGAACCTCCCCGCTACATTTTCCCAAAAAGATTTTGAGGCGTATTGGGATTATATCCATCTATTTTGTTCAGATCTAGGAATAGCTATCACAGGCGGACATACTGGATTTGTGGAAGGGAACAACTCTACCATTGCTGGTGGAGTTACTTTTACAACTATCGCAAAACAAGATCTACTACTCACCACAAAATCAGCAACTGTTGGCGATGTTATCTTAGTAAGTAAAGGCTGCGCTATTTCTTCTGCCGCTATTTTGGCTATGAGCTTTCCTGAAACGGCAAAGAACAAAGCTGGCGCTGAGCATTATAATATTGCGTGTGAGTCCTTTTATGATATCTCTGTAATGAAAGATGCGCTTACCGCCGTAGGAGATAGGGCGAACAATGGGATTACCGCCATGCACGATGTTACGGAAGGTGGGGTGCTAGGTGCTATTTATGAGATGGCCGTAGCCTCTGGCAACGGGGCTATAATCTATAATGACCAACTACCTATAAGGGAGACACAATCTAGAATTTGTGAGGTGTTCTCCATTGACCCCCGTTATTGTATAGGTGCTGGTGCCATGGTCATCACTTGTAAAAAAGAAGCTAAAGCTAAAATCATAGCACAATTTGAAGCCAATGCTATCCCTTGCACTGAAGTTGGAGAAATTACAGAAAAGCTTAAGGGTGTAACACTAATGGAAAAAGAAACGCTATCCGATCTAATCTACAATGAAAAGGACCCTTATTGGGGTGCTTTTTTCAATGCATTGCATCAAAACTGGAAATAA
- a CDS encoding porin family protein — MKKQILFTTFSLFFAFVAFAQDGFHKIGVGAEVGLPMGDFGDAYNMGFGATGKIYYGLNENANITGTLGYLRFGIDGDSNISGHMGMIPIMFGYHHDFDGFYVEPQVGVVALNSKVDMSNTGFGSFGGSYSSTEVSLSLGGGYTMGDWDFGLRYQIVNNANFLGVRVAYNFSI, encoded by the coding sequence ATGAAAAAACAAATTTTATTTACCACCTTTTCTCTCTTTTTTGCCTTTGTGGCGTTTGCACAGGACGGCTTTCATAAAATAGGAGTAGGAGCAGAAGTTGGACTCCCTATGGGAGACTTTGGCGACGCCTACAATATGGGATTTGGAGCTACAGGTAAAATTTATTATGGGCTTAATGAGAATGCTAATATCACGGGTACTCTAGGATATCTCCGATTTGGAATTGATGGAGACTCAAATATAAGTGGACATATGGGGATGATTCCTATTATGTTTGGATACCATCATGATTTTGATGGTTTTTACGTTGAACCTCAAGTAGGGGTAGTTGCTTTAAATTCCAAAGTAGATATGTCCAATACGGGGTTTGGCAGTTTTGGAGGGAGTTATTCGTCTACGGAAGTGAGCTTGTCTTTAGGAGGTGGCTATACTATGGGAGATTGGGATTTTGGATTGAGATATCAGATTGTGAATAATGCCAATTTCTTAGGCGTACGAGTAGCTTATAATTTTTCAATTTAA
- the nirK gene encoding copper-containing nitrite reductase codes for MSKTTKTTVLRSALLAGMASLLFSCAEKKKKEYASTAEIPATREMIAELTSPPYVPTPVGKRKAKKLIVDMEILEQEGEMTNGVRYIYWTFGGTVPGSFIRTRVGDEVEFHLKNHPDNKLPHNIDLHAVTGPGGGAESSFVAPGREKVFSFKTLNPGLYVYHCATAPVGMHIANGMYGLILVEPEGGLPPVDKEYYIMQGDFYTKGANGERGLQPFDMQKAVDERADYVVFNGKMGALTGDNALTANVGETIRLFVGNGGPNLVSSFHVIGEIFDKVYVEGGDMVNKNVQTTLIPAGGAAIVEFKVDVPGTFILVDHSIFRAFNKGALGMLKVEGEENKSIYSGELEEGIYLPEGPGIQTMPSTDEVKESDIPAKSMAEKMEFGKATYMQTCFACHQGEGQGIAEAFPPLAKSDYLNADVERAIDIVLYGLTGEITVNGKKYNSVMTSQSLSDEEVANVMTYIYNSWGNSKKDVTPAMVKSRRN; via the coding sequence ATGTCTAAGACTACCAAAACCACAGTCCTGCGATCAGCACTATTAGCTGGTATGGCCTCTCTTCTTTTTTCCTGTGCCGAAAAGAAGAAAAAAGAGTACGCCAGTACTGCTGAAATTCCTGCTACTCGAGAAATGATCGCAGAATTAACCTCGCCACCATATGTTCCCACACCAGTAGGAAAGAGAAAGGCCAAAAAGCTGATCGTAGATATGGAAATCCTAGAACAAGAAGGTGAAATGACCAATGGGGTCCGCTATATTTATTGGACCTTCGGAGGAACGGTTCCAGGAAGTTTTATTAGGACAAGGGTTGGTGACGAGGTGGAATTTCATCTAAAAAATCACCCAGACAACAAATTGCCACACAATATAGATTTGCATGCGGTTACCGGCCCAGGTGGTGGTGCAGAATCTTCATTTGTAGCTCCTGGTCGTGAAAAGGTATTCTCCTTTAAAACTCTAAATCCAGGTCTTTATGTATACCACTGTGCTACAGCGCCCGTGGGAATGCACATTGCCAACGGAATGTATGGCCTAATCTTAGTGGAGCCCGAAGGTGGCCTACCACCGGTAGATAAGGAATACTACATTATGCAGGGCGATTTCTATACCAAAGGTGCCAATGGCGAGCGAGGTCTGCAACCATTCGATATGCAGAAAGCTGTTGATGAACGCGCTGACTATGTAGTTTTTAATGGTAAAATGGGAGCCCTAACCGGGGACAATGCCCTAACTGCCAACGTTGGGGAAACCATTCGTTTATTTGTAGGCAACGGTGGCCCAAACCTAGTCTCCTCTTTTCATGTGATAGGGGAAATTTTTGACAAGGTTTATGTTGAAGGTGGCGATATGGTTAACAAAAATGTACAAACCACGCTAATCCCTGCTGGAGGAGCCGCCATAGTAGAATTTAAGGTCGATGTCCCAGGTACTTTTATTCTGGTGGACCATTCCATTTTCAGGGCCTTTAACAAAGGTGCCTTGGGAATGCTAAAAGTAGAAGGTGAAGAAAATAAATCCATTTACTCAGGGGAACTGGAAGAAGGGATTTATTTGCCCGAAGGTCCTGGTATCCAAACAATGCCGAGTACTGATGAGGTTAAAGAATCTGATATACCCGCCAAATCCATGGCAGAGAAAATGGAGTTCGGAAAAGCGACTTATATGCAGACCTGTTTTGCCTGTCACCAAGGAGAAGGACAAGGTATTGCAGAAGCATTTCCCCCACTGGCAAAATCAGATTATTTAAATGCCGATGTTGAGCGCGCCATAGATATTGTATTGTACGGCCTAACAGGAGAGATAACTGTAAACGGGAAAAAATACAACAGTGTTATGACCTCTCAGTCCCTATCCGATGAGGAAGTTGCCAATGTGATGACCTACATTTATAACAGTTGGGGCAATTCTAAAAAGGATGTCACCCCCGCCATGGTAAAAAGCAGAAGAAATTAA
- a CDS encoding alginate export family protein has product MKPDNFIKVVFCFFIFSFGHAQFSLDTELRPRAEYRHGYKTLIPDHVDAALFVSQRTRLNADYKLDGLSFYLSLQDVRVWGDVPQLNLSDKNGLGIHQVWGEIQLLEDLSLKVGRQEISYDDHRIFGNVGWAQQARSHDALLLKYQKSDFKIHLGLAYNQDAERLNGTTLTTPSTYKSLHYIWGNKTWEQFSASLLILNNGEQFIDLINSNNNKTRYSQTLGTHLKYQEGHLNLSSNIFYQIGKDVLDNDLNAFLLALEGNYNVTQKWRVGLGAELQSGNNNGLPADGKNKAFTPFYGTNHKFNGHMDYFYVGSHNNNVGLLDVYVQTKLTISEKSDLSLAFHNFSAEGKISGTDKKELGSELDLAYAYKLQKYVSLTTGYSHLFPTKGMETLKGNSDGNTNNWGWVMLTINPTLFTTKE; this is encoded by the coding sequence ATGAAACCAGACAACTTTATCAAAGTCGTTTTTTGTTTTTTTATATTTTCTTTTGGGCACGCGCAATTCTCCCTTGACACAGAATTACGTCCGCGGGCCGAATATCGTCATGGGTATAAAACACTTATCCCAGACCATGTGGATGCCGCCCTATTTGTATCGCAGCGCACCAGATTGAATGCAGATTACAAACTGGATGGCCTATCCTTCTATTTAAGCCTTCAGGATGTACGGGTCTGGGGCGATGTCCCACAACTTAACCTGTCCGATAAGAACGGACTGGGAATTCACCAGGTATGGGGGGAAATACAACTTCTTGAAGACCTATCCCTTAAGGTAGGAAGACAGGAAATTAGTTATGATGATCATCGGATATTTGGGAATGTTGGCTGGGCACAACAAGCCCGTAGTCACGATGCCCTACTCCTTAAGTATCAAAAATCAGATTTTAAGATACATTTGGGCCTTGCCTATAATCAAGATGCAGAGCGCCTCAATGGGACTACTTTAACCACCCCTAGCACATACAAGAGCCTACACTATATCTGGGGAAATAAAACTTGGGAACAGTTTTCTGCCAGCCTTCTAATACTGAACAACGGGGAACAATTTATAGACCTAATCAACAGCAATAATAACAAAACCAGATACAGTCAGACTTTGGGAACTCACCTGAAATATCAGGAAGGCCATTTAAACCTAAGCTCCAATATTTTCTACCAAATAGGCAAAGATGTTCTTGATAATGATCTAAATGCATTTCTTTTGGCCTTGGAAGGAAATTATAACGTGACCCAAAAATGGCGGGTTGGCCTTGGTGCAGAATTACAGAGTGGAAATAACAACGGACTTCCTGCCGACGGCAAGAACAAGGCCTTTACCCCCTTCTATGGCACCAACCATAAATTTAATGGTCATATGGATTATTTCTACGTGGGCAGCCATAACAACAATGTTGGATTGTTGGATGTGTACGTTCAGACAAAACTAACCATTAGCGAAAAATCCGATCTAAGCCTTGCCTTTCATAATTTCTCAGCAGAAGGCAAAATTTCCGGTACGGACAAAAAGGAACTGGGCAGTGAATTAGATTTGGCCTATGCCTATAAACTTCAAAAATATGTTTCCTTGACCACCGGATATTCACATTTATTCCCAACTAAAGGTATGGAAACCTTAAAAGGAAATTCCGATGGAAACACCAATAATTGGGGTTGGGTAATGCTGACAATCAACCCTACTTTGTTTACCACCAAAGAATAA
- a CDS encoding LytTR family DNA-binding domain-containing protein, whose product MNIAILDDELHCVESLLFHIRQLFPDFKVAYKGTNPVEALKSLKELDIDLLFLDVEMPGMNGFEFLEQFDKLPFDVIFTTAYSQYAIQAFKAQANNYLLKPIDEDELEEAINQWLEKSPNSEESSAEICNLLNHLKKENLLKNKIAVPVSDGLEFVEIKNILYCQSQNNYTSIFLKNGEKLFICRTLKDVENSLKRFLFLRVHQSYLINPSYMQKYIRNDGGYILMSNDQSIPISSSKKAMIAEIFDGINS is encoded by the coding sequence ATGAACATTGCTATATTGGATGACGAACTACACTGTGTAGAAAGCTTATTATTTCATATTCGTCAATTATTTCCAGATTTTAAGGTAGCTTACAAAGGCACCAATCCTGTTGAGGCATTAAAATCATTAAAGGAACTGGACATAGACCTTCTTTTTTTAGATGTTGAGATGCCGGGGATGAATGGGTTCGAATTTTTGGAACAATTTGACAAACTTCCATTCGACGTGATTTTCACCACCGCATATAGCCAATATGCCATTCAGGCATTTAAAGCCCAGGCTAATAACTACCTTTTAAAACCGATTGACGAGGATGAACTTGAGGAAGCGATTAATCAGTGGCTAGAAAAATCTCCTAACTCGGAGGAATCCTCTGCTGAGATTTGCAACTTATTAAACCATCTGAAGAAAGAAAATCTCTTAAAAAATAAAATAGCCGTTCCAGTGAGTGATGGTCTGGAGTTTGTTGAAATAAAGAACATCCTATATTGTCAGAGCCAAAATAATTATACTTCTATTTTTTTAAAGAATGGAGAGAAGTTATTTATATGCAGGACCCTAAAGGATGTAGAAAATTCCCTAAAGCGATTTCTATTTCTCAGAGTGCACCAATCTTACTTGATTAATCCCAGTTATATGCAAAAATACATTCGGAACGATGGGGGGTATATCCTAATGTCCAATGACCAAAGCATACCGATAAGCAGTTCTAAAAAAGCAATGATCGCCGAGATCTTTGATGGTATTAATAGTTGA
- a CDS encoding Trm112 family protein, which yields MRIETIEKLCCPFDKADLTLRIITKDEQDNILEGILSCADCNRVYPIVTGIPIMSPDEYRNFEREQPMLEKWEKLLEGQEMEFKIVDGKIIAIEKV from the coding sequence ATGAGAATAGAAACGATAGAAAAATTGTGTTGCCCTTTTGATAAGGCAGATTTAACGTTGCGAATTATTACCAAAGACGAACAGGATAATATTTTAGAGGGCATTCTTTCTTGTGCGGATTGTAATCGTGTTTATCCAATAGTCACCGGAATCCCTATAATGAGCCCAGATGAATACAGGAATTTTGAACGCGAACAACCCATGCTGGAAAAATGGGAAAAACTCTTAGAAGGACAAGAAATGGAATTTAAAATTGTTGATGGGAAAATTATTGCTATTGAAAAGGTATAG